The proteins below are encoded in one region of Maribacter aestuarii:
- a CDS encoding GNAT family N-acetyltransferase codes for MGRILRTDSSNPDFFKLVALLDADLALRDGPDNAFYAQFNGIDVLKHCVVYYENDTFLGCGAIKRFNASAMEVKRMFVEPAARGKGIASLLLSELEKWTKELGYSHCVLETGLRQPEAIALYKKNDYTVIPNYPPYEGVENSVCFRKEL; via the coding sequence ATGGGGCGAATCCTAAGAACAGACTCCTCAAATCCTGATTTTTTCAAATTAGTGGCACTCTTGGATGCCGATTTAGCCTTGCGCGATGGGCCCGACAATGCCTTCTATGCCCAATTTAACGGAATAGACGTACTAAAGCATTGTGTGGTCTATTACGAGAATGATACCTTTTTAGGTTGCGGAGCTATAAAGCGTTTCAATGCTTCCGCAATGGAGGTTAAACGGATGTTCGTAGAACCTGCTGCACGTGGCAAGGGAATCGCTTCCCTCCTATTGTCCGAATTGGAAAAATGGACAAAAGAGCTGGGCTATTCCCATTGTGTTTTGGAAACAGGATTACGTCAACCCGAAGCTATCGCACTCTACAAAAAAAACGATTATACTGTAATTCCCAATTATCCGCCTTACGAAGGGGTTGAGAATAGCGTTTGTTTTAGAAAGGAGCTTTAG
- a CDS encoding serine hydrolase domain-containing protein: MKPFHFIFLIFILTILASCRTETKTVAAVEKFQFAEPSAVGMIADSLAKIDDMVMEFVEANKYPGAVTLVAKDGKIIYESEVGWSDSSRTIPYRKDHLFRMASMTKPLVSVAAMQLVENGKLNLDDPVGKYIPTFSETEVLTNFNPADTTWTSTPSASAPTVRQLLTHTAGVPYAFTNPPVHGAILAKHGIPDLSTYLPMTVAETMSKLGNLPLMHEPGAQWMYGLNTDVLGRVVEVASGQKLDNYIREHITKPLGIEKLDFYFNDSLTTDLPKVFVPDPEGGITQVDSAMGPWYIPNYPTQGAQTYHSGGSGMTGTARDYFLFCQAMLNDGILGGKRILKTETAQIMHQDQIDTISYPWGTARFGFGFDVADGHPLRPNGTYSWSGAFSTVFWIDPTNDLIVIQLRQVLSSPDNADINSKLEKIVYGALTESK; encoded by the coding sequence ATGAAACCGTTCCATTTTATTTTTTTAATCTTCATTTTAACCATCCTAGCTTCCTGCAGAACGGAAACCAAGACCGTTGCAGCCGTAGAAAAGTTTCAATTTGCAGAACCCAGTGCAGTGGGCATGATAGCGGATAGTTTGGCCAAAATTGATGATATGGTGATGGAATTTGTAGAGGCCAACAAATACCCGGGAGCCGTCACACTAGTGGCTAAAGACGGAAAAATTATTTATGAATCCGAGGTGGGCTGGTCGGATTCATCACGAACAATACCCTATAGAAAGGACCATTTATTCCGTATGGCCTCCATGACCAAACCGCTGGTCTCCGTGGCGGCCATGCAATTGGTGGAGAACGGAAAATTGAACCTGGATGACCCCGTTGGCAAATACATTCCCACCTTCAGCGAAACTGAAGTACTTACCAATTTTAATCCCGCAGATACGACGTGGACCAGCACACCCTCCGCATCAGCCCCTACTGTGCGGCAGTTATTGACCCATACCGCCGGCGTACCCTATGCATTTACAAATCCCCCGGTACATGGTGCCATTCTGGCCAAGCATGGTATTCCCGACTTGAGCACCTATTTGCCCATGACCGTTGCCGAAACTATGAGCAAATTGGGAAATCTTCCTTTAATGCACGAGCCAGGAGCCCAGTGGATGTATGGTCTGAATACCGATGTCTTGGGACGCGTAGTGGAAGTTGCCTCCGGACAAAAATTGGATAATTACATCCGTGAGCATATCACAAAACCGTTGGGGATAGAAAAATTGGACTTTTATTTCAACGATTCCCTAACGACCGACCTTCCAAAGGTATTCGTACCCGATCCTGAAGGAGGGATTACCCAGGTGGACTCCGCAATGGGTCCCTGGTATATTCCCAACTATCCTACGCAAGGAGCGCAAACCTACCATTCCGGAGGTAGCGGCATGACCGGTACGGCGCGCGATTATTTCCTCTTTTGCCAAGCCATGCTGAACGACGGAATCTTAGGAGGTAAACGGATTTTAAAAACGGAAACCGCGCAAATCATGCATCAGGATCAAATAGATACCATTTCGTATCCATGGGGGACAGCACGTTTCGGTTTTGGTTTTGATGTGGCGGATGGCCATCCCCTACGACCCAATGGCACCTACAGCTGGAGCGGTGCTTTTAGTACCGTTTTTTGGATAGACCCTACGAACGATCTCATCGTAATACAATTACGGCAAGTCCTGAGCTCTCCCGATAACGCCGATATTAATTCAAAACTGGAGAAAATTGTATATGGTGCCTTAACTGAAAGTAAGTAA
- a CDS encoding amidohydrolase family protein, giving the protein MKLRILYLPFILLLLISCNQEADEKSSLEAYQGDETYSVIFGGTVVGHLKTLTVGDTIQVDYDYKNNGRGPTMKETIVLNAAGFPVQWDISGNTTFGNSVDEKFRMNGNNASWTDATGSDSTATNTALWYVNQSGSPYSEILTARSLMNAPDFSADVLPAGKLKLTEMEKTSITVDSTMVDLTTYAMSGADLNPSYFIADNDQRLFAVISPSFVIVREGFESKEKELRAYAEKYSTERFESLQKQYAHNYGKKVRITNVKIFDPNTLQLSAPSSVLVDGERIVSIDASDASGADEVVIDGAGGTLVAGMYEMHAHTGDEGALLNVLAGVTSFRDMGNDNEVLDELIKKINSGILAGPRVHRLGFIEGQSEYSANNGILVSSEEEALAAVDTYHDKGFYGVKLYNSMNGDWAPVIVKKAHGYGMFVCGHVPAFSNANAMLRAGFDEMTHINQTMLGWVLEPDEDTRTLLRLTALKRFPGLDLNSPKVQQTMDLFVKNNTAMDPTLAIHEVLMKARNGKVWDGTKDVIDHLPPNAQRGYKVALADVASSEDDTAYREGYEKIVETLKMMKDKGIQIIPGTDLGGSFFYHRELELYEQLGFTPAELVKLATYDMANYLGDKDLGSIAPGKLADFFLIPGNPVEDIKAIKTIALVSRGGTFYYPSEVYPAFGIEPFTEMPKVTE; this is encoded by the coding sequence ATGAAACTACGAATCCTCTATTTACCCTTTATTTTATTGCTGCTCATTTCCTGTAATCAAGAAGCGGATGAAAAATCTTCTTTGGAAGCTTATCAGGGCGATGAAACGTACTCCGTCATCTTTGGCGGTACCGTGGTCGGTCATTTGAAGACCCTGACCGTTGGAGATACTATACAAGTGGATTACGATTATAAAAACAATGGTCGTGGACCTACCATGAAAGAGACCATCGTGTTAAATGCGGCCGGGTTTCCGGTGCAATGGGATATTTCCGGGAACACCACTTTTGGCAATAGCGTGGACGAAAAGTTTAGGATGAATGGAAACAACGCTTCCTGGACCGATGCCACTGGTAGCGATAGTACGGCGACCAACACGGCGTTGTGGTATGTGAATCAATCTGGTAGTCCGTATTCGGAGATACTTACGGCACGTAGCCTTATGAACGCTCCCGATTTTTCTGCCGATGTACTTCCGGCGGGCAAACTGAAACTCACCGAAATGGAAAAAACCAGCATAACGGTAGATTCCACCATGGTGGACCTGACCACATATGCCATGTCCGGTGCGGATTTGAATCCCTCCTATTTCATTGCTGATAACGACCAAAGGTTATTCGCCGTTATCAGTCCGTCGTTCGTCATTGTTCGGGAAGGTTTTGAATCGAAAGAAAAAGAACTCAGGGCATATGCCGAAAAATATTCCACAGAGCGTTTTGAATCCCTTCAAAAGCAATACGCCCATAACTACGGGAAAAAGGTGCGTATCACCAACGTAAAAATCTTTGACCCCAATACCTTACAATTGTCCGCACCATCATCTGTGTTGGTAGACGGGGAGCGTATTGTAAGTATCGATGCCTCAGACGCCAGTGGCGCGGATGAGGTGGTCATTGACGGAGCCGGCGGCACCTTGGTGGCCGGAATGTACGAAATGCATGCCCACACCGGGGATGAGGGCGCCTTGCTGAATGTACTGGCGGGCGTAACTTCCTTCCGGGATATGGGGAACGATAATGAGGTCCTGGACGAGCTCATCAAGAAAATAAATTCAGGCATTTTAGCCGGACCTCGGGTACATCGCTTAGGTTTTATTGAGGGACAAAGTGAGTACAGCGCCAATAACGGTATTTTGGTTTCCAGTGAGGAAGAGGCGCTGGCGGCGGTGGACACCTATCATGACAAAGGTTTTTATGGTGTCAAACTGTACAATTCCATGAACGGGGATTGGGCCCCGGTCATCGTTAAAAAGGCCCATGGCTACGGCATGTTCGTCTGTGGACATGTGCCCGCGTTCTCCAATGCTAATGCCATGTTACGTGCCGGTTTTGATGAAATGACGCATATAAACCAGACGATGTTGGGTTGGGTATTGGAGCCCGATGAAGATACCCGGACGTTACTACGACTTACGGCCCTGAAACGTTTTCCGGGCTTGGACCTGAACAGTCCCAAAGTGCAGCAAACCATGGACTTGTTCGTAAAGAACAATACCGCTATGGACCCCACCTTGGCCATCCATGAGGTGTTGATGAAAGCGAGAAACGGGAAAGTCTGGGACGGCACCAAGGATGTCATAGACCATTTGCCCCCCAACGCCCAACGGGGATATAAGGTAGCCTTGGCCGATGTAGCTTCGTCCGAGGACGACACTGCCTATCGTGAGGGTTATGAAAAAATTGTGGAGACCTTAAAAATGATGAAGGATAAAGGTATCCAGATCATACCGGGCACGGATTTGGGTGGCTCTTTCTTTTACCATAGGGAACTGGAGCTGTACGAACAATTGGGCTTTACCCCTGCGGAACTCGTGAAACTGGCGACCTATGATATGGCGAATTATTTGGGCGACAAGGACCTGGGAAGCATTGCGCCCGGCAAACTGGCGGATTTCTTCCTCATTCCCGGTAACCCCGTGGAGGATATTAAGGCCATAAAAACCATAGCCCTGGTATCCCGAGGTGGTACGTTCTACTACCCTAGTGAGGTCTATCCTGCGTTTGGTATTGAGCCTTTTACCGAAATGCCGAAAGTAACGGAGTAA
- a CDS encoding RNA polymerase sigma factor: protein MEKEQETIFLDALEKNQEKLFRICSIYSKDEEDAKDLFQEVLVHIWRSMNTFKDNSSIGTWMFRIALNVCLRSKSKQTKNQKRFIRLDSMTISNLGSAENNEEVNEKLNSLRKCVKKLDEADKAIVALYLEEVAYREISSILGLSENHIAVKVKRIKSKLLNCINKTL, encoded by the coding sequence ATGGAAAAAGAACAGGAAACTATATTTCTTGATGCACTAGAAAAAAATCAAGAAAAGCTATTTAGAATTTGCTCGATATATTCCAAAGACGAGGAGGACGCCAAAGACCTATTTCAAGAGGTGTTAGTCCATATATGGAGGTCGATGAACACATTTAAAGATAATTCGTCCATTGGAACTTGGATGTTTAGAATTGCCTTAAATGTTTGTCTTCGTTCCAAATCTAAGCAGACTAAAAATCAAAAGCGCTTCATACGATTGGATAGCATGACTATTTCCAATCTTGGTTCAGCAGAAAATAACGAAGAAGTAAATGAAAAACTGAATAGTCTAAGAAAATGTGTGAAAAAATTGGATGAAGCTGATAAGGCAATAGTTGCTCTTTACTTGGAAGAGGTTGCTTACAGGGAAATTTCAAGTATTCTAGGATTATCCGAAAACCACATAGCTGTAAAGGTCAAACGTATAAAGTCAAAATTGTTGAACTGTATAAATAAAACATTATGA
- a CDS encoding TIR domain-containing protein, translated as MKAYLEDVFKTSGIPTHTFVRPDEYNTILVSLRTKGRCLVVEGPSGIGKTTCVIKVIEELGLNKNITSLTARKKDDLEMIRLLPEFHGMGTVIIDDFHLLEFDLKSSIADYMKVLADEERDNDKLILIGINKAGDSLVQIAGDLNNRIDTIKFEQNPPNKITELIELGEKALNIKISTKEDITILAKGSFHIAQLLSKETCINSEVLQTCDNTKDLKSSIEVIREKVLSDFDRIFYPKARKFAIGNRLRREGRAPYLHLLYWLSQSDEWAIQIDDIYLKYPENKLSITQIVDKGFLEAIIRDNEELKDVIHYDTNSRVLAVEDPKFMFYLRNVLWSKFAEKVGYISLAFSNKYDFALSFAGENRNLASKINDLLLEREISVFYDKNEQSRILAENVEEYLAPIYKSEAYFVVVLLSQDYPKKIWTKFESDNFRERFGTNSIIPIWYSDNYPGLFDETQKLGGLSFDPSNDLDKQATKIVDLIVEKLSDHRNKEKE; from the coding sequence ATGAAAGCATATTTAGAGGATGTATTCAAAACTTCAGGAATTCCAACCCATACGTTCGTAAGACCAGATGAATATAACACAATTTTAGTTTCTCTTAGAACTAAGGGAAGGTGTTTAGTCGTTGAAGGACCATCAGGAATTGGTAAAACTACTTGTGTAATAAAAGTTATTGAAGAATTAGGTCTTAATAAAAACATCACCTCTCTAACTGCAAGGAAAAAAGACGACCTTGAGATGATAAGACTTTTACCAGAATTTCATGGCATGGGTACTGTAATTATTGATGATTTTCATTTATTAGAATTTGATTTAAAATCATCAATTGCTGACTACATGAAAGTTTTGGCCGATGAAGAAAGAGATAATGATAAATTGATTTTAATAGGAATAAATAAGGCAGGTGATTCATTGGTTCAAATAGCTGGTGACTTAAATAATAGAATTGATACCATCAAGTTTGAGCAAAATCCTCCTAATAAAATCACCGAATTAATTGAACTAGGTGAAAAGGCCCTCAATATTAAAATAAGCACAAAAGAAGACATTACTATATTAGCAAAAGGCAGTTTTCATATAGCACAGCTATTATCTAAAGAAACCTGTATAAACTCTGAAGTATTACAAACATGCGATAACACAAAAGATTTAAAATCTAGTATTGAAGTAATTAGAGAGAAGGTTCTATCTGATTTCGATAGGATATTTTATCCAAAAGCAAGAAAATTTGCGATTGGAAATAGGCTAAGACGAGAAGGAAGAGCACCATATTTGCATCTTTTATATTGGCTTTCACAATCTGACGAGTGGGCAATTCAAATTGATGACATATATCTTAAATATCCTGAAAACAAACTAAGTATTACGCAAATTGTTGATAAAGGATTTCTTGAAGCTATTATAAGGGATAATGAGGAGTTAAAGGATGTGATACATTACGATACAAACTCGAGAGTTTTAGCAGTTGAAGACCCCAAATTTATGTTTTATTTGAGGAATGTTCTTTGGTCTAAATTTGCAGAAAAAGTCGGTTACATTAGTCTAGCTTTCTCAAATAAATATGACTTCGCTTTATCTTTTGCGGGTGAGAACAGGAATCTGGCTTCAAAAATTAATGATTTACTACTTGAAAGAGAAATATCTGTATTTTACGACAAAAACGAACAATCCAGAATATTAGCAGAAAATGTTGAAGAATATTTAGCCCCAATATACAAATCTGAGGCATATTTCGTGGTAGTTTTACTAAGTCAAGATTATCCAAAAAAGATTTGGACAAAATTTGAATCAGATAATTTCAGGGAAAGATTTGGAACAAATTCAATTATTCCAATTTGGTATTCCGATAACTATCCAGGTTTATTTGATGAAACTCAAAAATTAGGAGGTTTAAGTTTTGACCCTTCAAATGACCTTGACAAACAAGCTACCAAAATTGTAGATTTAATAGTGGAAAAACTTTCTGACCATAGAAACAAAGAAAAAGAATAA
- a CDS encoding cation:proton antiporter produces the protein MDYFIIAAILVFISAIFGYINVRFLKLPNTIGLMLITIVFTLAVFGISYFDDTLLNAERYIISQIDFKTVLLDIMLSFLLFAGALHTNFEQLKVQRWPILVFSTLGVLVSTFLVGTLMYYLLQLLQMEVNFIYCLLFGALISPTDPIAVLGILKQAGAPKKLETKIVGESLFNDGVGVVVFLTIFQLASSGTGDIEPLAILELFGVEVIGGIFFGLFIGWVTYRLMRSIDDYDIEVIITLAAVMMGTVVAQKFHLSAPLAMVTAGLMVGNDKVRNSAMSKITENYVDKFWELIDILLNTLLFVLIGMEMLVISFETDYVIAGLITIPVVLACRYLSLLLPIKFFEEKLDFVPKTNLVMTWGGLRGGISIALALGLTQEMHRDLFLVITYVVVVFSIVGQGLTVGKLVKKVTTHAA, from the coding sequence ATGGATTACTTTATTATTGCAGCAATACTAGTGTTTATATCCGCCATATTTGGCTATATCAATGTACGCTTTTTAAAATTGCCCAACACCATTGGGCTAATGTTGATTACCATCGTGTTTACCCTGGCGGTTTTCGGGATTAGTTATTTTGATGATACGCTGTTAAATGCCGAAAGGTATATTATAAGTCAAATCGACTTTAAGACCGTGCTGCTAGATATCATGTTGAGTTTTCTCCTCTTTGCAGGAGCGCTACACACCAACTTTGAACAGTTAAAAGTACAACGTTGGCCTATTTTGGTATTCTCTACCCTTGGGGTTTTGGTATCGACCTTTCTGGTAGGGACGCTCATGTATTACCTGTTACAATTACTGCAAATGGAGGTGAATTTCATTTACTGCTTGTTGTTCGGGGCCTTAATTTCACCTACAGATCCCATTGCCGTTTTGGGAATCTTAAAACAGGCAGGCGCACCTAAGAAGCTGGAGACCAAGATTGTGGGCGAGTCCCTGTTCAACGATGGGGTTGGGGTCGTGGTGTTTTTGACCATTTTTCAATTGGCCTCCTCTGGCACCGGGGATATTGAACCCTTGGCTATTTTAGAACTTTTTGGGGTAGAGGTGATTGGTGGTATTTTTTTCGGGCTGTTCATAGGATGGGTCACCTACCGCTTAATGCGCTCGATAGACGATTATGATATTGAGGTCATCATTACCTTGGCCGCCGTGATGATGGGGACCGTGGTAGCGCAAAAATTCCACCTTTCCGCGCCTTTGGCCATGGTGACTGCAGGATTGATGGTAGGTAATGACAAAGTGCGTAATTCGGCCATGTCCAAAATCACCGAAAACTATGTGGACAAGTTTTGGGAATTGATTGATATTTTACTGAATACGCTATTGTTTGTACTGATCGGTATGGAAATGTTGGTCATTTCTTTTGAAACCGATTACGTCATCGCTGGTCTGATTACCATTCCCGTGGTGCTGGCCTGCCGTTACCTCTCACTTTTGTTGCCGATTAAGTTCTTTGAAGAAAAACTGGACTTTGTCCCCAAGACGAACTTGGTCATGACCTGGGGTGGACTACGTGGGGGTATCTCCATTGCCTTGGCCTTGGGGCTGACCCAAGAAATGCATCGCGATTTATTCCTGGTGATAACCTACGTAGTGGTGGTTTTCTCCATAGTGGGGCAGGGCTTAACCGTAGGCAAACTCGTTAAAAAAGTGACGACCCATGCTGCCTAA
- the ligA gene encoding NAD-dependent DNA ligase LigA: MDVEEKIDALRKELREHNYNYYVLDNPTISDFDFDMKLKELQELEAKHPEFYDANSPTIRVGGMVTKNFATVVHEHRMYSLDNSYSLEDLVDWEKRIQRNLGDVPVQYTCELKYDGASISITYEEGKLVRAVTRGDGFQGDDVTTNIRTIKSVPLQLKGDFPAKFDIRGEIVLPFDGFQKMNEERIENGEEPYMNPRNTASGSLKLQDSALVAQRPLECLLYAIVGNNTGITSQFEMLEKAREWGFKVPSAAKLCESTDEVMAFVDYWDVHRHELPYETDGVVVKVNSLQYQEELGYTAKSPRWAMAYKFKAEQVFTVLNEITYQVGRTGAITPVANLEPVLLAGTTVKRASLHNADQIEKLDIREGDTVFVEKGGEIIPKIIAVDLSKRPADSQPTQYIDHCPECHTALVRTEGDAKHYCPNEYGCPPQITGRIQHFISRKAMDIEGLGGETVELLFKEGLIDDYADLYDLTKEQILPLERMAEKSADNLIKGVAESVKIPFERVLFALGIRYVGETVAKKLAKAYKNIDALSVATQEELEAVDEIGERIAESVVDFFRNERNLDAIERLKAKGIQFELSAEKLENQTDILNGKTIVVSGVFETVSRDELKKLIEDNGGKVGSSISSKTSYLVAGDKMGPSKRTKAENLGVPIITEQEFLGMI, translated from the coding sequence ATGGACGTTGAAGAGAAAATAGACGCACTGCGCAAAGAACTTAGGGAACACAACTACAACTATTACGTTTTAGACAACCCTACGATTTCCGATTTCGATTTTGATATGAAATTGAAGGAACTGCAGGAATTGGAAGCTAAACATCCTGAATTCTATGACGCCAATTCGCCCACCATACGGGTAGGAGGTATGGTCACCAAGAATTTTGCTACGGTCGTGCACGAACACCGTATGTATTCTTTGGATAATTCCTATTCTCTAGAAGATTTGGTGGACTGGGAGAAACGCATTCAACGTAATCTCGGTGATGTCCCGGTGCAGTATACCTGCGAACTAAAATACGATGGGGCATCCATCAGTATTACCTATGAAGAGGGTAAATTGGTCCGTGCGGTCACCCGTGGCGACGGATTTCAAGGGGATGACGTAACCACGAATATCAGGACCATTAAATCGGTGCCGCTACAACTCAAAGGCGACTTTCCGGCAAAATTCGATATTCGCGGAGAGATCGTTCTGCCGTTTGACGGCTTTCAAAAAATGAACGAAGAGCGTATTGAAAATGGAGAGGAACCCTACATGAATCCCAGAAACACCGCTTCGGGGAGTTTAAAACTACAGGATAGTGCATTGGTCGCACAAAGGCCCTTAGAATGCTTGTTGTATGCCATTGTGGGTAATAATACGGGAATAACCTCACAGTTTGAAATGTTAGAGAAAGCACGGGAATGGGGCTTTAAAGTACCTTCTGCGGCAAAATTGTGTGAAAGTACCGATGAGGTGATGGCCTTTGTGGACTATTGGGATGTGCACCGGCATGAGCTGCCCTATGAGACCGACGGGGTGGTGGTAAAGGTGAACAGCCTGCAATACCAGGAAGAGTTGGGCTACACGGCAAAATCCCCACGCTGGGCCATGGCCTACAAGTTCAAGGCGGAACAGGTCTTCACGGTATTGAACGAAATTACCTATCAAGTAGGGCGCACGGGGGCCATCACTCCCGTGGCTAATCTGGAACCGGTCTTATTGGCGGGGACCACGGTAAAAAGGGCATCGCTCCACAATGCGGACCAAATTGAAAAACTGGATATTCGCGAAGGAGATACCGTATTTGTAGAAAAAGGCGGTGAAATCATTCCTAAGATTATCGCAGTGGACCTTTCCAAAAGACCGGCCGACTCCCAACCTACACAATATATCGACCACTGTCCGGAGTGCCATACGGCACTGGTGCGTACCGAGGGGGATGCCAAACATTACTGTCCCAATGAATACGGATGTCCACCGCAGATTACCGGTCGTATCCAACACTTTATTTCCAGAAAGGCCATGGATATCGAGGGGCTGGGTGGTGAGACTGTAGAGTTATTGTTTAAAGAGGGACTAATTGACGATTATGCCGATTTGTACGACCTCACCAAAGAACAGATACTCCCCTTGGAGCGCATGGCGGAGAAATCTGCCGATAACTTGATTAAAGGGGTGGCGGAATCCGTAAAGATTCCTTTTGAACGTGTGCTGTTCGCCTTGGGTATAAGATACGTGGGAGAAACGGTTGCCAAAAAACTGGCAAAAGCCTACAAAAACATTGATGCCCTTTCTGTTGCTACCCAAGAGGAATTGGAGGCTGTAGACGAAATAGGGGAGCGCATTGCCGAAAGCGTCGTTGATTTTTTCAGGAATGAAAGGAATCTGGATGCTATTGAACGCTTAAAGGCCAAAGGGATACAGTTTGAGTTATCCGCTGAAAAATTGGAAAACCAGACCGATATTTTAAACGGTAAAACCATCGTAGTTTCAGGGGTGTTTGAAACCGTAAGCCGTGACGAACTCAAAAAATTGATAGAAGACAATGGGGGCAAGGTAGGTTCCTCCATTTCCAGTAAGACCAGTTATTTGGTGGCTGGCGACAAAATGGGACCCAGTAAACGTACCAAAGCCGAAAACCTGGGAGTTCCCATCATAACGGAACAGGAATTTCTAGGAATGATTTAG
- a CDS encoding TIGR00730 family Rossman fold protein: MTGVVVFCGSSEGNEREFLKDAYVLGKTLAEQKIDLIYGGAKIGVMGKVAEGALEHGGKVIGIIPEFLKLKEVFHKGLSELIVTPNMHERKLLMHEKSDGILMLPGGFGTLEEFFEMLTWSQLGLHPYPIAILNTNGFYNELLTMLQKMVDKGFVRKENYHAIIVDQNIDRLLEKMKNYVPLPVPKWMSKEQV; this comes from the coding sequence ATGACAGGAGTTGTAGTATTTTGTGGCAGTAGTGAAGGTAATGAAAGAGAGTTCTTGAAAGATGCCTACGTATTGGGAAAAACACTGGCCGAGCAAAAAATCGACCTAATTTACGGCGGAGCTAAAATAGGGGTCATGGGAAAAGTAGCCGAAGGCGCCTTAGAACATGGGGGAAAGGTTATTGGTATTATTCCGGAGTTTTTAAAGCTCAAGGAAGTATTTCATAAAGGGCTATCGGAATTGATCGTGACACCCAACATGCATGAGCGTAAATTGTTGATGCACGAAAAAAGTGACGGTATTTTAATGTTACCCGGTGGATTCGGAACCTTGGAAGAGTTTTTTGAGATGCTGACCTGGTCCCAGCTTGGGTTACATCCCTATCCCATTGCCATTTTAAATACCAATGGGTTTTATAACGAGTTGCTGACCATGTTACAGAAAATGGTGGATAAAGGCTTCGTTAGAAAGGAAAACTACCACGCTATAATCGTTGATCAAAATATTGATAGGCTTTTGGAAAAGATGAAGAACTATGTGCCGCTTCCCGTACCTAAGTGGATGAGTAAAGAACAAGTATAA
- the prmC gene encoding peptide chain release factor N(5)-glutamine methyltransferase, whose product MLLAEIKKIFHHELDELYGADEVSSFFYLLIEHYLGLERFILAIQPNLVVSKEDENPLFAALSQLKLQKPIQHIIGHTYFMELKFNVGPDVLIPRPETEDLVRWIMEDYQETNLQNINILDIGTGSGCIPIVLAKNLENAQVAGLDISSKALTIARSNALLNGIEVNFFEGDILKGISSSSIKQKYDIIISNPPYVKELEKEKMSLNVVDYEPNEALFVPDKDPLVFYKAIAEFAQNRLTEGGSLYLEINQYLGKEMVDLLENYTFRNIELRKDVFGNDRMIKAIKV is encoded by the coding sequence GTGCTACTAGCCGAAATAAAGAAGATTTTCCATCATGAATTGGATGAGCTTTATGGAGCTGACGAGGTATCCAGTTTTTTTTACCTTCTCATTGAGCATTATTTAGGTCTTGAACGATTTATTTTAGCCATCCAACCCAATTTGGTCGTTTCTAAGGAAGATGAAAATCCCTTATTTGCTGCACTAAGTCAGCTTAAGCTCCAAAAGCCTATACAGCATATTATTGGTCATACTTATTTTATGGAATTGAAGTTCAACGTTGGTCCGGATGTATTAATTCCAAGACCGGAAACTGAAGATTTAGTGCGTTGGATTATGGAAGATTATCAAGAGACAAACCTGCAAAATATAAATATCCTGGACATAGGAACGGGTAGTGGTTGTATTCCAATTGTTTTGGCGAAGAACCTCGAAAACGCTCAGGTGGCCGGTTTGGACATCTCAAGTAAAGCTTTAACCATAGCACGTTCCAATGCCCTGTTGAACGGAATTGAAGTTAATTTTTTTGAGGGAGATATCTTGAAAGGGATATCCAGTTCTAGTATTAAACAAAAATATGATATAATTATTTCTAATCCTCCGTATGTCAAAGAGTTGGAAAAGGAAAAAATGAGCCTTAATGTTGTTGACTATGAACCGAACGAGGCCCTCTTTGTTCCGGATAAAGACCCCTTGGTATTTTATAAGGCAATTGCCGAATTTGCGCAGAATCGATTGACTGAGGGAGGAAGTTTATACCTGGAAATAAATCAATATTTGGGAAAAGAGATGGTAGATTTACTCGAAAATTATACTTTTAGGAATATCGAGTTGCGAAAGGATGTTTTCGGAAATGACCGGATGATAAAGGCAATTAAAGTATGA